Below is a window of Thunnus maccoyii chromosome 16, fThuMac1.1, whole genome shotgun sequence DNA.
ACCACCAACAGGGGGCAGACAGTCACATATTATGATGTCAAAAGAGCAACAGCTGGGGGAactctgtgtgttgtgtgtgtgggttgccTATAAagatagttaaaaaaaacataatgataCATTCTTCAAAATTCAGGACTTTTTTTTGGGAAACTAACTAAATTATTAGTTTAAACACTGCTGTGAAGGATCAGCAgtcaaaaacacagcagaagtaTTCATCATGTTATGGGAGGGTGTCTCAAAAtatgtgagagaaaaatgtcaaacagaaCATCTGCATTGAACGAGAAACAGCAGTTAATTGAAACTAACATTCACATATAAATCACAGGTATAAATAACATATTGGTGGTTAATAAATGATGGTAATTGGTATGAAGCCCACAGTAATGTGAACCTCCGTCGCAGgattgtacaaaatttcattaaCATTAAACTCTggaatgtttctgtgtttttcttgtcttgtgTAATGCTCAGATGTGCTGTAACACCTTGTTTACCTGACCCACCATCATACTCTTGCAGCAGCTCCACAGCGGTGAGCAGCACAGCTCTGTGCTGGGGGTCCCTGATGTTCAGCTCATCCAGGTCCTCCTCCTCTAGCAACTTGAACGTGTCCAGATCCTCATAACCGTTGAAAAGGAAGGTGGGAAGATGCTCCTGTGGACAGTTCAGGAACAATAGagataatatttaattttaccATGAAATATTTAGAAAGTAGTTTGAGTTGTAGATGATAAATAAGcatattattttaataactttCCTAATCTGCTGTAACTCAAATTTCtgctattatttttttattattactagtattttttttctagtttttcaATGTACAAATTGTgtcaaacatttaacatttagaaatacagtatcagtcaaaggtttggatgcacttttcattcattctcattcaAAAGAatgaaggtgtgtccaaacttttgactgctactTTACATGTAAAGCTAAATTTTGTGGAAAAcattcatgaaataaaatattatccTCTGCAAACAAAACTGTGATTTTCCAACTCAAAAGATTTTCAAAATCCCTTCAAAACTCTCTCCAACATATATAATAAGCTCCACCTGCGTGTTGACAGATTTCGATCATGTTATGAGTTCATTACTTTGAGGTTGATGCGATCAAGAAGCTCCTCTACGGAGGTGGGTTTGGGTTGCCGGGCCTTCCTCCTCCTGCGTGTCTTTTTGGGCTTCACCTCCTCTTCGTTCAGGACGTCCACATAAATGAACTTGAAGGTGCCCACTTTACCTTTGAGCATCCCCATCCATGTACCCATCGGCGGCTTACTAATGATATCGATGACGTCTCCGCTCTGCAAAACACGACCAGTGAAGCTTGAGTTTCTTGGAAGATATAAACTCATACTTACGTATTGTGTAATTGTTGGATTGTTATTGCGGCTGTACCTTCAGTTTGAGGGAGTCTGTGTCATAGGGACTGGGGGTGAAGTCAGTATGAACTAGAGCGCGTCCGCAGAAAGGTCCACGGTAAGGCAGCTCATCCTCTTCCCCGTCCTCAGACTTCACActctctctgttgctgttgGAGGAGTCGGTGGTGCCCACTGTCTGACCACCTGCACAAACCACAAAAGAAGAATGAGCCACTTCGAGACCACAAGATTACATGGGTCTGTTAGAATTTGACAATTTTgacaagaaaatatttttaatgtcttttaatcCGTTTGAAGTTCCAGATGTTACACAGATCACAGAGATGAATACAGTGAGACCAGAAAGTTTAGATTATCTGAAAGGCGATTTATGGTCCTTGAAACATTTGTCTGATAAACCCCACATCTGGTGTTCCAAGGCcaagttaaaacaaacactgagaattcTTTGCAAGTACACCCAGATCTggctcacacacactgtaaacacagacTTACTCATGGAACTTTGTCCGCTAAGGGAACTCCGAAGGCTTTCCACAGACCCTCCTGGTTTAAGTTTGGGTTTCTCCAAAGAGTCAGAGTCTGTCTGAGGTGAGTGAGGGCAGCTGGATGTACGGTCTGGGCTTGACTAGGATgtagaggaggaaaaagaaaaaagatgattaCCTACAGTATACTTAGCACAATCTACATCCAAAACACAGATGAATGTTTCTTAAACATACCTGttcagagagagaacagtggTATCTCTTGGATATGTGTTTTCTCATCGTTTCTCTCACAGACTTGACTTTTTTTCCCAGAGAAATACGAGATGTCGGTGGAGACTTAACAGCATTTCTCACACCGTCTCCGTCTTTGTTCTAATTTacattaacaaaaagaaaaaaaaaagaggcaagtAAGTAAACAAGGGCTGATATTTCTTTTGATTCAGTGTAGTGAAAATCAGAAGTAATGACAGTTACATACTGTGTCATCACTGTCTGAGATGACTGTGTGCATTGGGCGGTTGGTCAGATCAAATCCTCCGAAGCTGCAGGCtctctgaaacaaaacaaaaaaacctggACATTAATAAGCAGTAATAGAGAAATGCAGGAGATATTGAGGATGTTTTTCGCTTAATACAATTTTTGGAGCAAGCATCTAGCCATCACTGGCACCTCATGAATTGGTTTCAACATTCAGCTGTAGCCACTTTTCATCAGTGTAGTCTTGAGGATATTTGGTAGCAATTGCAAACATTTTCATGCTGATTGGAAccagtttaaaaatacatccCTCGCCAAACAACTGTCCTCATACAAAGGCTCCTCTGTACTCACCCCATGGTGGCTGAGTGGGCTGAGGACCCGGTGACGGAGCTCTCCATCAGTCACTGAACGGGCTATTTTGGGTTCCTCATCACTGCAGCCGACCGATTCAAAAAAGGAGGAGCCGCTGCCTTCACCTGCCTCTCTCACCTCCGCTGCTACATTTGTCTCCTGATGAACAGGGCTGGCACTGGACTTGTTAAAGGCATTGAAGATCTTCTGGCTGCTGCAGGTGTCCAGGCTGCTGGATGAGGGGGAGGTGGTCAAGCTGTCAGAGTCCCTGTCGTAGGTGAGCTGATCCTGCAGAGCTGAGGCCAGGGAGTCTATGGGGCAAACTGATGGCTTCTTCTGCACATCTGAGTACAGGGAGGTGCTGGCATCTCCGAAGTGAAGCCCATCTACACTCAGGCTCTCTGGGTGGGCAAAAATAGGGGAATGGAGGAAGGTAAACATGTAATAAAAcgttaaaagaaaagaaatgtgaagACATCTTATGTCTGACTTGCGTATAAATATGGTCAGACTTTTCAGATATCATGAATAGATGCACAAACTGCCAATCCAACAAAAACCATGTAATCTACAGGCCAAACACAGAATACTTGGGTGGCATGAAATTGTCAAGTGTAACCATGCTGAAAAGTATCAaccaaacaaactaaaaaaagcAATCACGTTATCTTCAAAACATATATTCACACAGACTACACAACTAGTGAAAACATTAGTTAAATACTGTTATTTCCCTTTGCATGCTGTGTCAAACAGTAATTAAATCCGTCAAAATGACCTGATTTACTCTAGACTCTATGTCACTTTCAGCATTGTGGTTACCCAGGTGCACCATTTTCTCCTGATACACAGTACCGTCTATGTTCATACTGTAAACACCTGCTGGTTTTTACACCTTGGCTGCAATTACAGCGAAATACCCAAGGATTTTACCAGCAAAAAACTCAAAATTGCcccacactttttattttttaacatcacATGGCAGACAGGGCAGGGCAGACATTGCTACAATGACTTTAAAAACTATGATTGCTGCCAAATGCTCTTGGCTTTTGAGATAAGGTCTGATAGTGCTTTCAGTACCCTCTGCTCCGGGCCTCTTAGACTCGTCAATTCTGATCAGCTTCTTCTTCACCTTCCGGGTTGAATTGACCAGTTTATGGAGTCTCCTGAACGTCACAGATTCTTCTTGTTCATTGTCTGACAGGTCACAAGGCTGAAAGACAGGAAAGAGagaattcattttgttttttgcagttatGATAACATAACACTATTGCACCATTCACACTAGATTGTTAGCAGCTGTATGGCCTATTATTTTAGATATAACAGTCTTTATTAGTCAATACTAACAGTTTTGCTCTCTTTGACTCACACTCAGATATAGTGTGTAAACTCAATTTTCAAAGTATCTAATTACTAATTGTTGctctacatttcaacatttttagtCTCAGAGtcaacttaaaataaaaagatacgTAAGCTGTGTACGTGCTGCAGATGCTGCTGCGATAGAAACTGCATGTAGGTTGACATGAATTTGTGGCAGGAAACCACAGCAATGTACTGATGGCCAAGCACACAGCTGTCCCATTATATTCTCTGGCTCAAAGGTTAGACGAGGCTTTCGAtacatgagaaaatgaaaagctaGCAGCCTGTAAATCACCTTAACCATCATTTGAAATGATGAAAGACTGAAAGTCAGtggtacattttattttaagaatcATGTCATATACGTTGAGGTTTTTCTGATCAAAATGTGGGTGGACAGCATGTCCCAGAATAAAtgtcaaaagacaaaatgaaactgaTTAGCAGCCACAGAATACAAGAGAAATTCAATGTAAGAGAGATGGTCTATAATTAACTAAGAAACAAGAAGAGAAGGAGGCTACAGACTTGCATTCACCACAGACATCACACAAACtctcagagaaagagaaagtgagaggagaacacacacagagcaaagagAAATAGTCAGGCCATCCAGACGAATCTGAAAAATGTGCCCTGAACCTGAGCCCCCTAATCACCCCACCCATGCATAAAAGAGCTGCGGCCTGCATAACAGGGTCCTGTGCTGAATCCACCCGCTCACTACAGCACAATAGGGGGTTAGCGCTTTGACAGCAATGAATAGAAGTCCACCCAGTGCCCTGCAGTTGGGAGAGGGCCCTGAGCTGCAGGGCTTTAGAGGGGCCACGGTTCATTGCCGGGACAgggacagagggaaagagaggggCGCTGTCAACAGCTCAGCAGCCTTGGCACCGGCAGATCAGAGGCCCTCATGCACAACACACTGCCTGAAGTAGTGATTCAGCATTAAAAAGCGACTAAGATGCCCTTCTTACTGGGAGCTTAGGAGACTTACGTTGCAGTTGAACAACTCAGTTTTGGTGGGACTGGAGGGGTCGGTCCACTCTGTGGGTTCGAACCTGCACGTCTGTCTGTTTTGTATCTCAAACTCCTTTAGCTgcagagattttaaaaaaaaaaaaaaaaagacgaccCAATTAAACATGATGCAAAGCTAGAGTACACTTTTTGTTATCTACCAGCTCATGTGTTTATTGCATGAGCAGGATGCATTTATTCTTGAACAGTGgcacacaaaaaataacctAAGTTCTTTTGTTATTACTTTTACATTGGTTTTAATTATGCGTTCAGATATATAAACAGATATTGTTGCAACCAGATGAAACTTTTTGATTGCTTATGAGGTTTTTGGTGAATTCCCTTAATTTGATGAttgaaaataatgtgtttttttataaataGAACAACTTAAGGGATCATATTTAGCATTCAACAGTCAGGTCCAGCCAGATATTTCTACCTGGTGTTGAGATTAGTGTGTCGGGTGAACTCAagtcaagaaaaagaaaaaaaaagaaaaaacaaacagcagcttgaACTTTCACATGATAGCAGCGACATGACATATCATACCCGTGCCAGGGCTTCCTCTATAGAGATCATGTTCTccttcaccatcatcatcagctgGATACGCTCTTCATCACTCATGGTAATTTCACTGGCCACAAAACCAACGTCATCACCTGTCAGGCAAAGAGTAGAAGTGTCAGCTGACACGGATAAAACACAACTGACAGCTCTCAACATGTTAATTACGGTCTTGAGATAAATTGAccaaaaaatatggaaatatgtTGATGAGTAATCTTAACGCACAGCtggtttttatgttttggaCTTCACATACCCTTAGAAATCTG
It encodes the following:
- the sash1b gene encoding SAM and SH3 domain-containing protein 1 isoform X3; protein product: MPLRKLSESHTVLPLARGSGLRRAEDVEGVTGQEDNKLVKTEAISQLDVSDAFTLLDGSVGNLDDLVQEYSQYYGTSLSDVCERMEELRKRKVVQDTEMGKVDSVATSLQLRSQIQESLGLSSTTSTPEIERKFPVHKSSSDDGSGGKWDGKRKSKSFWQSFRKSQKGVMRQISKGDDVGFVASEITMSDEERIQLMMMVKENMISIEEALARLKEFEIQNRQTCRFEPTEWTDPSSPTKTELFNCNPCDLSDNEQEESVTFRRLHKLVNSTRKVKKKLIRIDESKRPGAEESLSVDGLHFGDASTSLYSDVQKKPSVCPIDSLASALQDQLTYDRDSDSLTTSPSSSSLDTCSSQKIFNAFNKSSASPVHQETNVAAEVREAGEGSGSSFFESVGCSDEEPKIARSVTDGELRHRVLSPLSHHGRACSFGGFDLTNRPMHTVISDSDDTNKDGDGVRNAVKSPPTSRISLGKKVKSVRETMRKHISKRYHCSLSEQSSPDRTSSCPHSPQTDSDSLEKPKLKPGGSVESLRSSLSGQSSMSGQTVGTTDSSNSNRESVKSEDGEEDELPYRGPFCGRALVHTDFTPSPYDTDSLKLKSGDVIDIISKPPMGTWMGMLKGKVGTFKFIYVDVLNEEEVKPKKTRRRRKARQPKPTSVEELLDRINLKEHLPTFLFNGYEDLDTFKLLEEEDLDELNIRDPQHRAVLLTAVELLQEYDGGSGSSDPERSSQSGGSQEKLLLDRRGLMGDSPRDSGCYESNENLENGRDKKTSSSMSRSSSGFESSHLPSPEYPALPLTLTSTSPSKTLHPSKPGFLPCILPSVRTPKSSVSLLSPGKGIARSRSCTELRRNPTPGLLRRCFSLTGLYKEQSRKHLVPKDWKLTARGKNEESTQHKVNLKKHSDVMFTSCQSSTASFDAVCSTLNKDTTNASGPKQAETTQSAHLQLPATVPAERTNHPVTTLPVPYGEIACRDNYTGNTSSEDKSGRFISASLEARRLKTQRNKKKSINSVNLGSLVE
- the sash1b gene encoding SAM and SH3 domain-containing protein 1 isoform X4; its protein translation is MEELRKRKVVQDTEMGKVDSVATSLQLRSQIQESLGLSSTTSTPEIERKFPVHKSSSDDGSGGKWDGKRKSKSFWQSFRKSQKGVMRQISKGDDVGFVASEITMSDEERIQLMMMVKENMISIEEALARLKEFEIQNRQTCRFEPTEWTDPSSPTKTELFNCNPCDLSDNEQEESVTFRRLHKLVNSTRKVKKKLIRIDESKRPGAEESLSVDGLHFGDASTSLYSDVQKKPSVCPIDSLASALQDQLTYDRDSDSLTTSPSSSSLDTCSSQKIFNAFNKSSASPVHQETNVAAEVREAGEGSGSSFFESVGCSDEEPKIARSVTDGELRHRVLSPLSHHGRACSFGGFDLTNRPMHTVISDSDDTNKDGDGVRNAVKSPPTSRISLGKKVKSVRETMRKHISKRYHCSLSEQSSPDRTSSCPHSPQTDSDSLEKPKLKPGGSVESLRSSLSGQSSMSGQTVGTTDSSNSNRESVKSEDGEEDELPYRGPFCGRALVHTDFTPSPYDTDSLKLKSGDVIDIISKPPMGTWMGMLKGKVGTFKFIYVDVLNEEEVKPKKTRRRRKARQPKPTSVEELLDRINLKEHLPTFLFNGYEDLDTFKLLEEEDLDELNIRDPQHRAVLLTAVELLQEYDGGSGSSDPERSSQSGGSQEKLLLDRRGLMGDSPRDSGCYESNENLENGRDKKTSSSMSRSSSGFESSHLPSPEYPALPLTLTSTSPSKTLHPSKPGFLPCILPSVRTPKSSVSLLSPGKGIARSRSCTELRRNPTPGLLRRCFSLTGLYKEQSRKHLVPKDWKLTARGKNEESTQHKVNLKKHSDVMFTSCQSSTASFDAVCSTLNKDTTNASGPKQAETTQSAHLQLPATVPAERTNHPVTTLPVPYGEIACRDNYTGNTSSEDKSGRFISASLEARRLKTQRNKKKSINSVNLGSLVE